A single bacterium DNA region contains:
- a CDS encoding O-acetylhomoserine aminocarboxypropyltransferase/cysteine synthase → MADVNREFHFETRALHAGQRPDPETGARAVPIYQTTSFVFKDSEHAAALFGLREFGNIYTRIMNPTQAVFEERMAALEGGVGALATSSGQAAQFLTFFNFLEAGDEIVAAATLYGGTYTQFDVSFRKLGYNVKFVDPQDPENFRKAVTDKTRAFYCESIGNPLSNIADLEAIAKIAHEEGVPFVVDNTFASPFLCNPIQWGVDVVIHSTTKFIGGHGTSIGGVIVDSGKFNWNNGKFKSVTDPSPGYHGLKFTETFGELAFIIKARVEGMRDIGSCVSPFNAFLFLQGLETLPLRMERHSSNAQKVAEHLAADPRITFVSHPGLPGSPYTALAKKYFPKGNGSIFSVGIKGGYAAAVKFINALQLLSHLANVGDAKSLAIHPASTTHSQLSEEDMKAGSVTPDLVRLSVGIEHVDDILWDIDQALAAATK, encoded by the coding sequence ATGGCAGATGTGAACCGGGAATTTCATTTCGAGACCCGCGCCCTGCACGCTGGACAACGGCCAGATCCCGAGACCGGCGCCCGGGCGGTACCGATTTACCAGACGACTTCTTTCGTTTTCAAGGATTCGGAGCACGCGGCCGCCCTTTTCGGTCTCCGGGAATTCGGAAACATCTACACCCGCATCATGAACCCCACCCAGGCGGTGTTCGAGGAGCGGATGGCCGCTCTCGAGGGAGGCGTCGGCGCCCTGGCGACAAGCTCGGGCCAGGCGGCGCAATTCCTCACCTTTTTCAACTTTCTGGAGGCCGGGGATGAGATCGTGGCCGCGGCCACCCTCTACGGTGGCACCTACACCCAGTTCGACGTCAGCTTCCGGAAGCTGGGCTACAACGTAAAATTCGTGGACCCGCAAGACCCGGAAAACTTCCGCAAGGCGGTGACAGACAAGACGCGCGCCTTCTACTGTGAATCGATCGGCAACCCCCTTTCGAACATTGCCGACCTTGAGGCGATCGCCAAGATCGCCCACGAGGAAGGGGTGCCATTCGTCGTGGACAACACCTTCGCCTCCCCCTTCCTGTGCAACCCCATCCAGTGGGGCGTCGACGTGGTGATCCACTCCACCACCAAGTTCATCGGCGGCCACGGCACGAGCATCGGCGGCGTCATCGTAGATTCGGGGAAATTCAACTGGAACAACGGGAAATTCAAGTCCGTCACCGACCCCTCTCCCGGCTACCACGGCCTGAAGTTCACCGAAACGTTCGGAGAGCTGGCCTTTATCATCAAGGCCCGGGTCGAGGGGATGCGCGACATAGGCTCCTGCGTGAGCCCGTTCAACGCCTTCCTCTTCCTCCAGGGGCTTGAAACCCTCCCGCTGCGGATGGAGCGGCACAGCAGCAACGCCCAAAAGGTGGCCGAGCACCTCGCGGCCGATCCGCGGATCACCTTCGTCAGCCATCCCGGACTGCCGGGCAGCCCCTACACCGCTCTGGCCAAGAAATATTTTCCGAAGGGAAACGGCTCGATCTTCTCGGTCGGGATCAAGGGAGGCTACGCCGCCGCCGTCAAGTTCATCAATGCCCTGCAGCTTCTCAGCCATCTGGCGAACGTGGGCGATGCAAAAAGCCTGGCCATCCACCCGGCCTCGACGACCCACTCCCAGTTGAGCGAGGAAGACATGAAGGCCGGCAGCGTGACCCCGGATCTGGTGCGCCTTTCGGTGGGCATCGAGCACGTGGACGACATCCTCTGGGACATCGATCAGGCCCTCGCCGCCGCGACGAAATAA